In Aliidongia dinghuensis, the following proteins share a genomic window:
- the secF gene encoding protein translocase subunit SecF, translating to MRPLLRLVPDDTKIPFMRGRYAGVATSAILSIASIILFLWPGLNYSIDFRGGVLIEARLPGTADLSAIRSTVGGLGFGEGAVQQFGSPSDVLIKLGPEAGSEAGRAQVQAALQSRFPGTELRRAEVVGSKVSGDLFRDGMTAAAMALGAMLLYIWFRFDWQFGVGLVSTLVLDVTKTIGFYGITRLSFDLNSLAAILILIGFSVTDKVVVYDRIRENLRKFKAMPLREVIDLSINQTLSRTVATSLTVLLSILPLAILGKGSVQDFAWTMVFGIVIGTTSSIFIASPILLFLGEKRLRRQAGAGPGTPERPATA from the coding sequence ATGCGCCCCTTGCTGCGCCTCGTTCCCGACGATACCAAGATCCCGTTCATGCGCGGCCGCTATGCCGGCGTCGCGACTTCGGCGATCCTGTCGATCGCGTCGATCATTCTGTTCCTCTGGCCGGGCCTCAATTATTCGATCGATTTCCGCGGCGGCGTACTGATCGAGGCGCGGCTGCCGGGGACGGCCGATCTCTCCGCTATCCGCAGTACGGTCGGTGGGCTCGGATTCGGCGAGGGCGCGGTGCAGCAGTTCGGCTCGCCCAGCGACGTGCTGATCAAGCTCGGGCCCGAGGCGGGGAGCGAGGCCGGCCGCGCCCAGGTCCAGGCGGCGCTGCAGTCGCGCTTTCCCGGCACGGAGCTGCGCCGGGCCGAGGTCGTGGGATCCAAGGTCTCGGGCGACCTGTTCCGCGACGGCATGACCGCCGCCGCCATGGCCCTGGGCGCCATGCTGCTCTACATCTGGTTCCGCTTCGACTGGCAGTTCGGCGTCGGGCTGGTCTCGACGCTCGTGCTCGACGTGACCAAGACGATCGGCTTCTACGGCATCACCCGCCTGTCGTTCGATCTCAATTCGCTGGCCGCGATCCTGATCCTGATCGGCTTCTCGGTCACCGACAAGGTCGTGGTCTATGACCGCATCCGCGAGAACCTGCGCAAGTTCAAGGCGATGCCGCTCCGCGAGGTGATCGATCTCTCGATCAACCAGACGCTGTCGCGCACCGTCGCCACCTCGCTCACCGTGCTGCTCTCGATCCTGCCCCTGGCCATCCTCGGCAAGGGCTCGGTCCAGGACTTCGCCTGGACCATGGTGTTCGGCATCGTCATCGGCACGACGTCCTCGATCTTCATCGCCTCGCCGATCCTCCTGTTCCTCGGCGAGAAGCGGCTGCGCCGGCAAGCCGGCGCCGGTCCCGGCACGCCCGAGCGCCCAGCCACAGCTTGA
- a CDS encoding amino acid ABC transporter substrate-binding protein produces MGKIVRVALWAGLAGGLMLGGALPARAGVTLDAVKQRGHVICGVNTGVAGFSLPDSKGDWKGLDIDLCKAIAAAVFLDPSKVQYVPTTAVQRFPAVQSGEVDVLTRNATQTLTREASLGLHMAGVNFYDGQGFMVSKKSGVKNIKQLNGATVCVQPGTTTELNMADYARSNHIELKPVVIERVDENISALSSGRCDAFTTDSSQLASLRVTAMPQPDDWVILPELISKEPLGPMVRNGDDQWLDIVKWTLTAMIQAEELGITQANLDEKAKSGNPEVQRFLGVTAGNGQALGLDEKWAYAIIKAVGNYGESFERNMGKGSPIKLDRGLNDLWTRGGLMYALPLR; encoded by the coding sequence ATGGGTAAGATCGTTAGGGTGGCGCTCTGGGCGGGCCTGGCGGGCGGCTTGATGCTGGGCGGCGCTCTCCCGGCCAGGGCGGGTGTCACGCTCGATGCGGTCAAGCAGCGTGGTCACGTGATCTGCGGCGTCAACACCGGCGTCGCCGGCTTCTCACTGCCGGACAGCAAGGGCGATTGGAAGGGGCTCGACATCGATCTGTGCAAGGCGATCGCTGCTGCTGTCTTCCTCGACCCGAGCAAGGTCCAGTATGTGCCGACGACCGCGGTCCAGCGCTTTCCGGCGGTGCAGTCCGGCGAGGTCGACGTCTTGACCCGCAACGCGACCCAGACGCTGACGCGCGAGGCGTCGCTGGGCTTGCATATGGCGGGCGTCAATTTCTACGACGGCCAGGGCTTCATGGTGTCGAAGAAGTCGGGCGTCAAAAACATCAAGCAGCTGAACGGCGCCACGGTCTGCGTCCAGCCCGGCACCACGACCGAGCTCAACATGGCCGACTATGCGCGCTCCAATCATATCGAGCTGAAGCCGGTGGTGATCGAGCGGGTCGACGAAAATATCTCGGCGCTGTCGTCGGGCCGGTGCGACGCGTTCACAACCGATTCCTCGCAGCTGGCCTCGCTGCGTGTCACGGCCATGCCGCAGCCGGACGATTGGGTGATCCTGCCCGAGCTCATCTCCAAGGAGCCGCTCGGGCCCATGGTCAGGAACGGCGACGATCAATGGCTCGACATCGTCAAATGGACGCTGACCGCCATGATCCAGGCCGAGGAACTGGGCATCACCCAGGCCAACCTCGATGAGAAGGCGAAGAGCGGCAATCCCGAGGTGCAGCGCTTCCTGGGCGTCACCGCCGGCAACGGCCAGGCGCTCGGGCTCGACGAGAAATGGGCCTATGCGATCATCAAGGCGGTCGGCAATTACGGCGAGAGCTTCGAGCGCAACATGGGCAAGGGCAGCCCGATCAAGCTCGACCGCGGTCTGAACGACCTCTGGACCCGCGGCGGCCTGATGTACGCGCTGCCGCTTAGGTAA
- a CDS encoding NADPH:quinone oxidoreductase family protein — translation MRAVVCTALGEPEGLTLESLPSAPVGPGQVRIHVHAAGVNFADGLLVAGTYQEKPPLPFTPGFEVAGVVAELGPEVVDLAVGDRVLGLVGVGGYADEVVADAVSVYKIPDMMSFEAAAGFPIAYGTSHGALDWRADLKPGETLLVLGAAGGVGLTAVEIGHAMGATVIAAASSPEKLAIAQSRGADHLIDTSSEDVRTRVKELTQGRGVNVVYDPVGGELFDAALRSIAWEGRLVVIGFAGGKVPQIPANLLLVKNCSAVGFYWGSYRAKDPARVRASFAALLGWVADGTLKPHISETFPLEAAAKAIRVLQSRKATGKVVLTTGR, via the coding sequence ATGCGTGCTGTCGTCTGCACCGCGCTCGGCGAGCCCGAGGGCCTGACGCTCGAAAGCCTGCCCAGCGCCCCGGTCGGGCCGGGCCAGGTCCGCATCCATGTCCATGCCGCCGGCGTCAATTTCGCCGATGGCCTGCTGGTCGCCGGCACTTATCAGGAAAAGCCCCCGCTGCCGTTCACCCCGGGCTTCGAGGTCGCGGGTGTCGTGGCGGAACTGGGCCCGGAGGTCGTGGATCTTGCGGTCGGCGACCGCGTGCTGGGCCTGGTCGGCGTCGGCGGCTATGCCGACGAGGTCGTGGCCGATGCCGTCTCGGTCTACAAGATCCCGGACATGATGAGCTTCGAGGCGGCGGCCGGTTTCCCGATCGCCTACGGCACGTCGCATGGCGCGCTCGACTGGCGCGCGGACTTGAAGCCCGGCGAGACGCTGCTCGTGCTGGGGGCGGCGGGTGGCGTGGGCCTCACCGCGGTCGAGATCGGCCATGCCATGGGCGCCACCGTCATCGCGGCGGCGAGCTCGCCCGAGAAGCTGGCGATCGCCCAGAGCCGGGGCGCCGACCATCTGATCGACACCTCAAGCGAGGACGTTCGCACGCGGGTCAAGGAACTGACCCAAGGGCGCGGCGTCAACGTGGTCTATGACCCGGTCGGCGGCGAGCTCTTCGACGCGGCACTGCGCTCGATCGCCTGGGAAGGGCGCCTCGTCGTCATCGGCTTCGCCGGCGGCAAGGTCCCGCAGATCCCGGCCAACCTGCTCCTGGTCAAGAACTGCTCGGCCGTGGGATTCTACTGGGGCTCCTACCGGGCGAAGGACCCGGCGCGCGTGCGCGCCTCGTTCGCGGCGCTCTTGGGCTGGGTCGCCGACGGCACGCTCAAGCCGCACATCTCGGAGACCTTCCCGCTCGAGGCGGCGGCGAAGGCGATCCGCGTGCTGCAGTCGCGCAAGGCAACCGGCAAGGTCGTGCTGACGACGGGGCGGTAA
- a CDS encoding septal ring lytic transglycosylase RlpA family protein, producing the protein MRAGFGWPLAAVALGLALAPAAYSSAEAACGRERTLPAGAGLSSWYGAEQGGRRTASGERFDPKALTAAHNSLPFGTRLKVTNLATGRSVTVRINDRGPGYGRLIDLSEAAARRLGTRACGLAAVTIEQVAEAD; encoded by the coding sequence GTGAGGGCCGGGTTCGGTTGGCCGCTCGCGGCCGTGGCCCTCGGCCTGGCCCTTGCCCCGGCGGCTTACAGTTCGGCCGAAGCGGCTTGCGGTCGGGAGCGAACGCTGCCGGCCGGCGCCGGCCTCTCCTCCTGGTACGGCGCCGAGCAGGGCGGCCGGCGCACGGCGAGCGGCGAGCGGTTCGATCCGAAGGCGCTCACCGCCGCGCACAACAGCCTGCCGTTCGGCACTCGCCTCAAGGTCACCAACCTCGCGACCGGCCGTTCGGTCACGGTGCGCATCAACGACCGCGGTCCGGGTTACGGCCGGCTGATCGATCTGTCCGAGGCCGCCGCCCGCCGGCTCGGCACCCGCGCCTGCGGCCTTGCCGCCGTCACGATCGAGCAGGTTGCTGAGGCCGACTGA
- a CDS encoding DUF2939 domain-containing protein yields MNWKAPFVVIGVLAAGYVAYPYLALTQLVDAVESGDPAQLEPKVDWPSVRQGFKDDFNGALAARVSGQPDNGFAALGLALGAKLVGGAVDALVTPEGLTGIIQAGRRDKAAAAALGSSSGLSSPAPTDNEGKPRHTHVVWAFFDGLTSFTARVRGRGEADSDPPVRLRLQLEGGRWILTRVFLPVPSNEQ; encoded by the coding sequence ATGAATTGGAAGGCCCCGTTCGTCGTCATCGGCGTGCTCGCCGCAGGTTACGTGGCGTATCCCTATCTGGCGCTCACCCAGCTCGTCGACGCGGTCGAGAGCGGTGATCCGGCCCAGCTCGAGCCGAAGGTCGACTGGCCTTCGGTGCGGCAGGGCTTCAAGGACGACTTCAACGGCGCGCTCGCAGCCCGGGTTTCTGGCCAGCCCGACAATGGCTTTGCGGCCTTGGGCCTGGCCTTGGGCGCCAAGCTGGTGGGTGGCGCCGTCGACGCGCTGGTGACGCCAGAGGGCCTCACCGGCATCATCCAGGCCGGCCGCCGCGACAAGGCAGCCGCGGCAGCGCTCGGCAGTTCGAGCGGCCTCTCCTCGCCGGCGCCGACCGACAACGAGGGCAAGCCCAGGCACACGCACGTAGTCTGGGCCTTCTTCGACGGGCTCACGAGCTTCACCGCGCGCGTCCGCGGCCGCGGCGAGGCGGATAGCGACCCGCCGGTCCGTCTGCGCCTTCAGCTCGAAGGCGGCCGCTGGATCCTGACGCGCGTGTTCCTGCCGGTGCCGTCGAACGAGCAATAG
- a CDS encoding asparaginase, with protein sequence MPPSTDLHQDPAPVLVEIVRGAMVESRHRGAFAVVDAAGKIVRSAGAVDQPVFPRSAIKPLQALPLLETGAADKYGLGAEELALACASHHGEPVHVQKVSAWLCRIGMGEGDLECGAHLPTDVPSAQALIRGSQPPSQLHNNCSGKHTGFLCTAACLGEDHRGYIEAEHPVMRRVITAVGDMTGTDMARAPAGRDGCGIPVIGLTLQAMAQGMARMADPTGLHDERRAASTRILDAMAAHPLLVDGTGGLAVEVMLVAGDQVRLKPGAEGVFCAALPKLGLGLALKIEDGAGRAAEVAVAALLDRLGCFTDDQRMALHPFLLPKIKNVAGVEVGVMRPAAAFDF encoded by the coding sequence GTGCCGCCATCGACTGACCTCCACCAAGACCCGGCGCCGGTGCTGGTCGAAATCGTGCGCGGCGCCATGGTCGAATCGCGCCATCGCGGCGCCTTCGCCGTGGTCGATGCCGCCGGCAAGATCGTCCGTTCCGCCGGTGCTGTCGACCAGCCGGTCTTCCCGCGCTCGGCGATCAAGCCGCTGCAGGCCCTGCCGCTGCTCGAGACAGGGGCGGCCGACAAGTATGGGCTCGGGGCCGAGGAACTGGCGCTTGCCTGCGCCTCGCACCATGGCGAGCCGGTCCACGTCCAGAAGGTCTCGGCCTGGCTCTGCCGCATCGGCATGGGCGAGGGCGATCTCGAATGCGGCGCCCATCTGCCGACCGACGTGCCGTCGGCCCAGGCGCTGATCCGCGGCAGCCAGCCGCCGTCGCAGCTGCACAACAACTGCTCGGGCAAGCACACGGGCTTCCTTTGCACCGCCGCCTGCCTCGGCGAGGACCACAGGGGCTATATCGAGGCCGAGCATCCGGTGATGCGCCGGGTCATCACGGCGGTCGGTGACATGACCGGCACCGACATGGCGCGGGCGCCGGCCGGGCGCGACGGCTGCGGCATCCCGGTCATTGGCCTGACGCTGCAGGCCATGGCGCAGGGCATGGCGCGGATGGCCGACCCCACCGGCCTCCATGACGAGCGCCGGGCGGCCTCGACCCGCATCCTCGACGCGATGGCGGCTCATCCGCTGCTGGTCGATGGCACCGGCGGGCTCGCGGTCGAGGTCATGCTGGTGGCGGGGGACCAGGTGCGGCTCAAGCCCGGGGCCGAGGGTGTGTTCTGCGCAGCGCTGCCCAAGCTCGGCCTCGGCTTGGCACTCAAGATCGAGGACGGCGCCGGGCGCGCCGCCGAGGTCGCGGTCGCAGCATTGCTCGACCGGCTCGGCTGCTTCACGGACGACCAGCGCATGGCGCTCCATCCGTTCCTGCTGCCCAAGATCAAGAATGTCGCCGGCGTCGAGGTGGGCGTGATGCGCCCGGCGGCCGCGTTCGACTTCTGA
- the mtgA gene encoding monofunctional biosynthetic peptidoglycan transglycosylase, which yields MARALSWSIRLLAGFLALSLLGVVAYRILPPPVTPLMLVRAVEGEPIHAPWLAAHDIPPDIVAAVLTSEDQRFCQHHGFDFIEIDKALEAEEDGRRLRGASTISQQAARDLWLLPVRSFVRKGIEAYFTVLIEALWPKWRIAQSYLNTVEWGPGVYGVEAASQYAFHHPASRLSRHEAALLAAILPNPRRWSAAAPTAYIRGRAETILERMGRHEADTSCVKPLGEQME from the coding sequence ATGGCCCGCGCCCTTTCCTGGTCGATCCGCCTCTTGGCAGGCTTCCTGGCCCTGAGCCTGCTGGGTGTCGTGGCCTATCGCATCCTGCCGCCGCCGGTGACGCCGCTCATGCTCGTGCGCGCGGTCGAGGGCGAGCCGATCCATGCGCCGTGGCTCGCCGCACACGACATCCCGCCCGACATCGTGGCCGCGGTGCTGACCTCGGAGGACCAGCGCTTCTGCCAGCATCACGGCTTCGACTTCATCGAGATCGACAAGGCGCTCGAAGCCGAGGAGGACGGCCGCCGCCTGCGCGGCGCCAGCACGATCAGCCAGCAGGCGGCGCGCGACCTCTGGCTGCTGCCCGTCCGCTCCTTCGTCCGCAAGGGCATCGAGGCTTATTTCACCGTGCTGATCGAGGCACTCTGGCCGAAATGGCGCATCGCGCAGAGCTATCTGAACACGGTCGAGTGGGGGCCCGGCGTCTATGGCGTCGAGGCGGCGAGCCAATATGCCTTCCACCATCCGGCCTCACGTCTCAGCCGGCACGAGGCGGCGCTGCTCGCCGCCATCCTGCCGAACCCGCGGCGCTGGTCGGCGGCAGCCCCGACCGCATACATTCGCGGCCGGGCCGAAACCATCCTGGAACGGATGGGCCGGCATGAGGCCGACACCAGCTGCGTAAAACCGCTCGGAGAGCAAATGGAATGA
- a CDS encoding PhoH family protein: MAKRSTRAAQSVRSFESKIEPLFGAETGHSRGWHPVAAEADDDHREQSYVRKVRPQSDNQRTLMRAIDTHNLALALGPAGTGKTYLAVTAAVEALEEGRVDRIVLSRPAVEAGESLGYLPGDMHEKLAPYLRPLYDALNDRIGGKRVRQYIADGTIEIAPIAYMRGRTLNNAFVVIDEAQNCTYGQIKMLLTRLGWHSTMVLTGDPDQSDLLEGLSGLTDIARRLENVPGIAVVRLTEQDIVRHPLVAEMLMVL, encoded by the coding sequence ATGGCCAAGCGCTCGACCCGTGCCGCACAGTCCGTTCGCAGCTTCGAATCCAAGATCGAGCCCCTGTTCGGGGCGGAGACCGGCCACAGCCGCGGCTGGCATCCGGTCGCGGCGGAGGCGGACGACGATCATCGCGAGCAGAGTTATGTCCGCAAAGTCAGGCCGCAGAGCGACAACCAGCGCACGCTGATGCGCGCCATCGATACCCACAACCTGGCGCTGGCCCTGGGGCCGGCGGGCACCGGCAAGACCTATCTGGCGGTGACCGCCGCGGTCGAGGCGCTCGAGGAGGGCCGGGTCGACCGCATCGTCCTGTCGCGACCGGCGGTCGAGGCGGGCGAATCGCTGGGATACCTGCCGGGCGACATGCACGAGAAGCTGGCGCCCTATCTCCGTCCGCTCTACGACGCGCTCAACGACCGGATCGGCGGCAAGCGGGTCCGGCAATATATCGCCGACGGCACGATCGAGATCGCGCCGATCGCCTATATGCGCGGCCGTACGCTCAATAACGCCTTCGTGGTGATCGACGAGGCGCAGAACTGCACCTACGGCCAGATCAAGATGCTGCTGACCCGGCTCGGCTGGCACTCGACCATGGTGCTGACCGGCGATCCGGACCAGAGCGACCTGCTCGAAGGGCTCTCGGGCCTGACCGATATCGCGCGCCGGCTCGAAAATGTGCCGGGCATCGCGGTCGTGCGGCTGACCGAGCAGGATATCGTGCGCCACCCGCTCGTGGCCGAGATGCTGATGGTGCTGTGA
- a CDS encoding LysE family translocator → MLVPLPTLLLFAAAALALAITPGPDMLMCLSRSIAQGRQTAFAALFGIQAGCYVWALAAAYGLAGLLALSPVVYDAVRFAGAGYLAYLAWTTFRAKEALGVRDGLPSVAWGRAFRQGLTTNLLNPKVALFFLALFPQFVDPAKSMVAQSLVLVSVLCIIGFSINGGVILAASGFARFLGQRPGIARAQRWFLSTVFGGLALRLALDDRR, encoded by the coding sequence ATGCTCGTGCCGTTGCCAACGCTTCTGCTGTTTGCCGCCGCTGCCCTGGCGCTGGCGATCACGCCCGGGCCGGACATGCTGATGTGCCTGTCGCGCAGCATCGCCCAGGGGCGCCAGACGGCGTTTGCGGCCCTCTTCGGCATCCAGGCCGGCTGCTATGTCTGGGCACTCGCCGCCGCTTACGGCTTGGCCGGGCTGCTGGCGCTGTCGCCGGTCGTCTACGATGCGGTGCGTTTCGCCGGTGCGGGCTATCTCGCCTATCTCGCCTGGACGACGTTCCGCGCCAAGGAGGCGCTGGGCGTGCGCGACGGCCTGCCGTCGGTCGCCTGGGGCCGGGCGTTCCGCCAGGGGCTGACGACGAACCTCCTGAACCCCAAGGTGGCGCTGTTCTTCCTGGCGCTCTTCCCGCAGTTCGTCGATCCGGCGAAAAGCATGGTCGCCCAGTCGCTGGTGCTCGTGAGCGTGCTCTGCATCATCGGCTTCAGCATCAACGGCGGCGTCATCCTGGCGGCGAGCGGCTTCGCCCGCTTCCTTGGGCAGCGCCCTGGCATCGCCCGCGCCCAGCGCTGGTTCCTCAGCACCGTGTTCGGGGGCTTGGCACTCAGGCTGGCGCTCGACGATCGGCGCTAG